DNA from Tripterygium wilfordii isolate XIE 37 chromosome 15, ASM1340144v1, whole genome shotgun sequence:
CTCTATATTTAGTATATTATATTCAACCTACCTACCATGACCAAGCAACAAGGTAACAAAGACTCTCAAATCCAGTGAATATGACgcataaacatgaaaaagacacatTTATTTTCTCATTCAACGCATGAAAAATAATGTGTAAAAACTAAATCACCAGttgataataattataattataatgatAATAAGAAAGATAAGTATAGGGCTGCTGTAatgattttcaaacatatatgtCAAACACTTTCAACATGTAGTGAAAATTTCATAATCTCATATATTCCAATATCtaatatatatcaaaatacTATAATTTGGCCATGAACAACTTAAAGCATAAATCTGGCAACAAAGAAAGAATGTATGACACTGTATTATTATACATGTTGGCGGAAGATAGAGGAGGTCAAGTGAGGAAGGGGGTGTCACTAAAAGAAAATAGTAGGGGTGTTCATTTGGTTTATAAGACCGAGAGAAAtaaaatgatcaagaaaaaaaataaaagaaaataaaacatacatgaagatgtctccccactttcactttaacaataatcaattttaatttaatgtatataatgtttggatatttatataatatatattaatatttttaggtttttcgattataaccatatttttaggtttttcgattagtctcataaacgtttgtaattcattcatttagttttttaataaaattccttgaggtttcctcaattgttcttggagaATTCTAAGatcttgatttcgtcgtgaacgaattcaagtgttctGATTCTGCGTTTGCGTCACAAATTGATTGTGTTGTGACTATGATGGCAAATTGAAagtgttgtttgttttcttgctaGTTCAACGGGTTAGAGAAAGATTTTAAGAGATCAGGGCCAGGTTGGGTGTTCAAAAACCCTACCCAACCTggcccgttgccatccctattaGTAAACCACAATCGATAAGTCCATAACTCCATAAGTCTATTAAAGTTATGATCAGTAAAATCGATAAGATTATAAAATTAGTAAGATGGTAAAATCAATAAGACCATATGGTAAGATCgatagatcttatcaattttgggattttacatTTATTCGAATCGTTTTGGTTACCTAAGATCATACGATCTTACGATTAAAATCAGGATTTTGATAGCGGTTAaatagtgtaaaatatattttgtttatattattaatagGTAAAAGTTATAATTaccttaatttaatattaaaatagtaatttaatatttaaagttTTTTAAGAATTGAGAGTGCAAGTTATTACAGTAGGAGAAGAAGGGGGACTTCTTGGGGTTGTGTTATCCGTACGGTTCTTAGACCaagctttttctttttattggtaATCGGTAATAGAATGGAACAAAGTCGATGGTGATGTAATCATCAAACTGTTTGTACAGTGCTTTGCGCTGACCAAGGATCTAGGGACCCTATGCAATCAATCAGTCAGACCATAGACAGATAGACTTGTGTGCATTTAGCAAAAAAACCTGTGTATTTAGCAATTACCTTCCTGGTTTTTGGAGTCCTACCAGAATCATCCAGGTCAGGCTGCTACTTTTGTGACTCATATACAGGAAGGGATTGAGACTGCATCAAAAGATGATGGGGCACTGCTTCTGTTTAGCGGTGGTGAGACTCGAAAAGATGCCGGTCCACGTAGTGAGGCACAGAGTTATTGGACTGTTGCTGAATCTAGAGGATGGTTTGGTGAGTCTTGTGTGCTTTTCTTgccttttaatttattttggcCTGCAATTATTTGAGTTGCCATCTCATATTTCTTATTGCTTGAATTATATTTTGTCAATTTTCTGTTCCCCACAAGGGAAGCATGGTGAAGAAAGAAGTGGATTATTGCTTGTAGCTGGAGTTTTCTTCATAtatcctttttcttcttcttttgatatGAGTCTTGGAGAGCTTCCTTGTAAAAAGAATTGCACTTTTTAGTTGTGGACTATATGGGGATTATCAATTAGTTTTACCACTTTTCCTTAGTTGTAAGACCAACTCTTCTACAACTAAAAATGCTCTCACCACGGGCATCTACTTGTTTGGAGAGAGAATTATATGGGAGTATAAGCTGTAAGAAATGGTTAAAGTTTCAGATGAAATATAAAATACTGTAAGTCACCAGAATTTAGTACTCCTTTCACTGACTAGAAGCGTGTATTAGATGCAATTGAACCTCTTGTGTATTTTGTGGTTTTCTGTCCCATCATTTGATAACCTTGAAACTTGATATCTTGTTTGTAGGCATCAGGAATGCTATATAAACTACTTAAAAGCTCATGACTCAACTTTCGTATTTCGAAATTTTTAGCTTGAGGGATTTATATCATCTATTCAATCTCAGTGAGAAATTAGGTTGGGGAATTTTGTAAGGCTTGTTTTCCAAAGATGTTGCTCTAGATAGATCTGCATAGATATTCTGAGAGTCCACGGAAGGTTGAAGCCTTTTTTTTGCTAGAACTTATTTAGGCCACTGTTCTGGGTATCCTGTGTGTAGATGacggtgcaatttcaaatgcttATTAACATCTGCTATTTTCTTTTCAATGCCATATTGGCATATTGCCATACCTATTGTGACTTGCTTTGTTTTGTAAGATTTGCACAGAGGTTTTCTGCTTTGAggtgaaaaacaaaattttgctCATAATGGCAGAAATGCTAGTTAGTTTGTAGTGCTTGAAACATTTTTCTCTCTGTATCTACTGCTTGTGAGTGCAAGTACGTTTGGCCTATGGCTAAATGTTTTGTTAGGGTTGATGAATCCTTAAGAAACTCCTGGGTTACTAGCAAATAAATTGTATAGAACCGAATTCGCCCTTGGAAATTATTTTTATCCTTCTTGGTTTAGAAAACTATCTATTtacctttttcaaaaaaaaattgatattgaGTATGGTGGAAATGAAATTTACAGAACCCTAAAAACCCTTCTTGCGGATTCATTGTTTGATGTGAAGTATTTAGAAGCACCCACTTAACATTTTTGTCGTTGTTGGAAAAGTACTTTGTTTCTTAACTTCCCCCTGAATCCTGATAAAAATACAAGCTTGACTAAAAAATGTGGTGGTAAAGTCAACTGTAGCTTGcttgaataaaaaagaaatttacgAAATTTAGCTGCATCATGATGAGTATAAATAGTTCACAATATTAATCTGCATCTTCAAAGAGGTATTTTGAAGTGAAAGACCACCTAATTCATCTTTTAATTCAGCTTACAGATTTTTCGATTAAGCATGTACGAAACCTTTTGAAAACTATTTCAGGGACGTTTGGTGGTTGCACTTAAGGTTACAAATTGCTAAAGAAATGACCTTAGGTGGAAAAGGAAATCTTATGGCATTAATTTTACCCTATGATCAATTGTGTGTTTGTAGACATTATTTCCTGTACGGTGGTTTGAGCCATCTAATCAGTGattctttttttcattatttgagATGTCAGGCAAGGAAGAAAGCGTGAGATGGAGGGCATTGACGGAAGAGCATGCCAGAGATAGCTTTGAGAATCTCCTGTTTAGCGTTTGTCGGTTCCGAGAGGTCACTGGCGCATATCCTCAAAATATAACTGTATGCTTCTTGTTGCCACTGCTATTTGTTTCTGTTCAGCGATCTGCCTTTAATGGAAGAAGAAATATGGGAGACAAAAAGacacactagagagagagatttgctttttatttgtttctttccttTCATCCTTTCCATATGGGGTCAATTTTTAGGTAGATAGGGTgttgaactctttttttaacatttttgcgtTTCTGAATTAGGTTGTAAGCTACGATTTCAAGGAAGAGAGATTTGCACATCTGCATCGCCTTGCAATCAGATTCCCAGAGTCAAGGTTCTTATACTCTGGCACCCCTGCCTCATCAACTTCCAGAGAAGCAGGTTTGAAAGGTGAGGCATTGGTTAGAGCCCAATTCCAAGAAGATCCTTACGGGTGTAAAGGTTCACTAAAGCAGAAAAAACTACGACGTGATCCTTTTCATCGCACAATCCCTTACCCTAGTGGCTGTCCTGAAATTCAAGGTTTGTTCAGATATTGTGAGTCAGTTACTTATCCAGGCTCCCTACCTTGGGCTGAGTAGAAATATACATGCTAAGCTGTTTTTCTTAATCCAAGACAAGTGATAAAGCCACCTAAAAGGCTCAAACTGTCAGAAACATATCCTTATATTTTTGAAACACCATATTCAAAAATTAGAAATGAAATTCCTATTTACTGCTTTTCTGCTTTGTTGAGATGGTTACCGGATAATAGGATGATAGTTTGATTGGTTTATCGACATGTTGGTTGGAAGATCttcatatctgatcatttgatAGTGTTCCTTCAAAAGTCGAAGCTATGAAAACTGGCTGTGACTCGAGTTTCTTGCCTGCTGTATTAACATTGTAACGTGCGCTAACAAAAGCATTCTTGGTTGATCTTTTGCATATTGCAGTGATTTGGTTAATCATGCCGCCATTCATTCTTCACGTGTTCttcatataattatatatatatgcttagtgATTTTGTTAATTTTCCTTCTAAACCTTTTGGGATAAAGTAACCCGACTCGAATCACAAAGGGGGTGTTCAAGTGGGAAGCCGATTTTTAATAGGTGGCGACACGCCCCAGAATTTGGGATTGTTGTCCATTTTACAGTTGATAGATTGTTTCCTGCTATGAGAGCTTGTTTATAAGTTTCATAACTCTTGATTTGGTTAGATTCATGAATACAGAGCAGTCCATAAACCACAAATGTATGAGACAACAGGAGGTGATATGCTTTTATGCGGAAACAGATGCAAAATAGGAACGGAACAACACATTCATAAACAGTGACAAGACAACCACACTGTAATGTAATATTGATCAACCTGTGTTCCTGAAGACAGGGCAGCTTGATGCGGCTGCCTCCTCTACAGCACAAGTATCCAATTTAGGACCCTTTGAAAGAGGTCCGAGCAAATCCGCCGGATCGTAAAAGAACTCCACCTTCACAACTCTCATCTTCTCATCCATCTTTTTCAACCCAGAAAATGAAACAGAAGAAAAAGTGGTTGTAATTCCTGtaaaaatcaaagaagaaaaaaactggAACTGAAGAAAGAAGAACCAAAAAGTATACAAACCTCAAAAATGGCCAAGCCAAAGAGTTGAACCAATTCTCCAGTAGGAGCATGCCCCTTGAACGGACCTTCCATGTAGCCCCAATGCCTGAACTTGTATACAATCACCGGCGGCCCTGAATAAACATGGAGAACCTCCACTGCAAACCCTCGTGGGAACGTCGTCGTAAAAGCCTTATGAGATGATTCCACAGTTTCAACATCAGGATTATACAACCTCAACTCTTCAGGTAGGGAAGTCTGCAACAATGCATTATATCCACCGATTTTTTGCGATTCAGTTATGCTAAGGGCTTTCTTTCCTGCAAGGTGAGTGTCGTTTATCATCATCAATTTGTGTAGATATTGTAAAATTAAGTAGAGCACCAAACTTCAATTTCAATACCATTTAGGGATTTAGTGAACTTGTTTGGATCAATTGATTTGTAGTCATCAGAGCATGCCTTGTGGAATAGCTCCATTTCATAAGTCTTCAACAGGT
Protein-coding regions in this window:
- the LOC120016334 gene encoding uncharacterized protein C57A10.07-like; its protein translation is MNNNPFGSNSQKSFSAYPRDFDLESGSFRRPRKAKGSPFHPFRMLKTIGNRLRYYSKLHPCLVFFLCLSFGVTFIIIVSFFESHYGTMDDNQNFDLGSENNPFKKLRNLVMVAGHSVYTSRSCQKVDKEDSWFLESYQNHPGQAATFVTHIQEGIETASKDDGALLLFSGGETRKDAGPRSEAQSYWTVAESRGWFGKEESVRWRALTEEHARDSFENLLFSVCRFREVTGAYPQNITVVSYDFKEERFAHLHRLAIRFPESRFLYSGTPASSTSREAGLKGEALVRAQFQEDPYGCKGSLKQKKLRRDPFHRTIPYPSGCPEIQGLFRYCESVTYPGSLPWAE
- the LOC120016336 gene encoding pathogen-related protein-like isoform X3; protein product: MESSSGVDVGDKYRSFLYGEGEKSTKWRFGAPPNYDVVNKLFEEGRTKIWPPGSLEEMVQNLLKTYEMELFHKACSDDYKSIDPNKFTKSLNGKKALSITESQKIGGYNALLQTSLPEELRLYNPDVETVESSHKAFTTTFPRGFAVEVLHVYSGPPVIVYKFRHWGYMEGPFKGHAPTGELVQLFGLAIFEMDEKMRVVKVEFFYDPADLLGPLSKGPKLDTCAVEEAAASSCPVFRNTG
- the LOC120016336 gene encoding pathogen-related protein-like isoform X4, with translation MESSSGVDVGDKYRSFLYGEGEKNTKWRFGAPPNYDVVNKLFEEGRTKIWPPGSLEEMVQNLLKTYEMELFHKACSDDYKSIDPNKFTKSLNGKKALSITESQKIGGYNALLQTSLPEELRLYNPDVETVESSHKAFTTTFPRGFAVEVLHVYSGPPVIVYKFRHWGYMEGPFKGHAPTGELVQLFGLAIFEMDEKMRVVKVEFFYDPADLLGPLSKGPKLDTCAVEEAAASSCPVFRNTG